In Deefgea piscis, the genomic window TTGCGTGAGCAAGGCATGGTCGAAGGCAACGGCACAGGCGGTTATCAAGACTGCTTTAACGGTGCCGGTAGCTCGATTTTCTCGATTTTCTACCCTTGCAGCAAAAATGCCCAAGGCCAAAACCTGAGCTATTTTGGTCGTGGTTCCAAGCAACTTTCGTGGAATTACAACTACGGCCCATTCAGTAAATCACTGTATGGCGATGTGAATGTTTTACTCGATAAACCCGAATTGGTTGCCGATACGTCGCTCAATTTTGCCTCAGCGATTTGGTTTGCGGTGTATCCACAGTCACCAAAACCACCGATGACTTGGGTGATTGACGGCACTTGGGTGCCCAATCAAGTGGACGCGGCCAACAATATGAAGCCGGGCTTTGGTGCCACCACCTACATCATTAACGGTGGCATTGAATGCGGTAAAGGCAGCGAAGTCTCGCAATCGCTCAATCGGATTGCGGCGTATAAAGAGTTCACCAAAGAACTAGGCATCGACATTAGCGGTGAGCAGCTCACGTGTGGCAATTCAAAAGGCTTTACCGATGGCTCGGCAGCAGCCACCAAAACTTATTTGGATAAAGGCTGGAATTACAACCCGAATAATCCGGGCGGCGTAGCGTGGTCTTGCCAATTAGCCACTTACCAAACACCGTTTAGCCTGGCCAATCCGGGTGATTATCAAGCTTGCGTTGATTACTTCTTCCGTGGCCAAGTGAAATTTAACGGCCAAATCGTCATCGACAACAGCAAATAATCATTCGCCGCAGCAGTAAAACCCAATAAAAAACGCCGTTCATTTAATTGTGAACGGCGTTTTTGTTCATCAAGCGAATGACTCGATCAACCTAGACTCAACGTATGTATTGGCATTGCTAATTGCATTGGCGCAGGTGCAAGCTAATGTGACAACCGTGCCGCAGGCACTTAAAATCAGCAATACTGAATCCAAACAATACCGTTTATTGATGGGTATATCTGTTTAGACATTATCAAAAATAGCCAACAGACACATACCCTACACCAAACCTTTTTGCTGTGCCCAAAATACGCCAGCAATGGTTTTAGCATCGGTAATGCTGCCATCGAGTACGCCAGCAATCAGCTCAGGCATGCTCATCGTAATGCTTTCTAAAAATTCACCATCATCGAGCTGACGCTCACCGGCAGTTAAGTCTCGCGCCAAATACAATTTAATTTCTTCGTCGGTATACGAAATAATCGGGTGAATCACCCCCAGATACTCCCAAGACGCGGCGCTATAACCGGTTTCTTCTAATAATTCGCGCTGCGCGCAAGCCAAAGGATCTTCGCCAGCGTCGAGTTTACCGGCAGGAAACTCAATAAACACCCGATCTAAAGGATAACGAAATTGCCGCTCAAGCAATAATCGGCCATCGGCCAGCTGTGGAATCACCATCACCGCACCTGGGTGCTTAATATATTCACGCGTTGCCGTGCTGCCATCAGGCAAACGCACGGTATCGCAAAAAGCATTGAGCAATTTACCTTTAAATAAGGGCTGGCTAGAGAGCGTTTCTTCGATTAAATGGCGATCTACTGACATGATATTGATCCATAAAAAAAGGCGACCTTGCGGCCGCCCAGTTTAACGCGTTTTGTAAGTGATCAAGCAAAAGTTGGCTGTCAACCTTACCTTAGCTTGCCATAAAACAGTTTATGAGTGCTTAAAGCTTGACCGCCTGCGTATGCCAAATCCGATCGGCGTATTCTTGAATCGTTCGATCCGATGAAAAATACCCCATTGCCGCCACATTTAAAATGGCTTTTCGCGCCCAAAGATCGGGCTTAGCAAATAGCGCATCCACTTTGGCCTGCATGGCGACATAGGCTTCAAAATCGGCCAATAATTGGTAATGATCGCCCCAATTGACCAAGGTATCAAAAATCACCCGATAGCGCTCTGGCTCACTCGGGCTAAAAAAACCCGACGCCAACATATTGAGCGTATCGCGTAGCGCTTTATTGTTTTCATAAATGCTGCGCGGATTGTAACCATCACGGCGTAATGCGCTAACTTCTTCGCTGGTATGGCCAAAAATAAACATATTATCGCCACCAATCGCCTCTTGCATTTCCACATTAGCACCATCCAATGTGCCAATGGTTAATGCACCATTGAGGGCAAATTTCATATTACCGGTGCCCGAAGCTTCTGTGCCGGCAGTGGAAATTTGCTCGGATAAATCGGCAGCCGGAATAATCATTTCGGCCAAACTCACGCTGTAATTGGGTAAAAACACCACCTTTAATCGATCACCAATTCGCTCATCATTATTAATTTTAATGCCGATATCATTAATGAGTTGAATAATCAATTTAGCCATGTGGTAGGCCGACGCGGCTTTACCAGCAAAAATCACCACGCGGGGTTGCCACTTTTTATCTGGCTCGGCCAAAATTTGCTTATACCGCGTAATCACATGCAAAACATTGAGCAATTGCCGTTTGTATTCATGAATTCTTTTAACCTGTACATCAAATAAAGCATTTGGATTAATCACGCCGCCTAAAGTACGCGCCACATACATGGCTAAACGCTTTTTATTGGCTAATTTAGCTGCGCGAAACTCAGCCACAAATAGGGGATAATCGGCGTGGGCTTTTAATTCAACGAGTTCATTTAAATTGCTGCGCCAAGTTTGGCCTATGGTTTTATCGATTAAATGCGATAATTCAGGATTGGCCAAAGCCAACCAACGGCGCGGCGTCACACCATTGGTCACATTGGTAAATCGATCTGGATATAAACGCGCAAAATCAGCAAAAATAGATTCAACCATCAATGCCGAATGCAGTGCTGATACACCATTCACTTGATGGCTGGCAATCACCGCCAAATACGCCATTCTGACTTTTCTTTCTCCCTGCTCGTCAATTAAAGAGACGCGACGTAAAAAGTCAAAATCATTCGGGACCATCAAAGCGACTTCTTTTAAAAAAGCCTCATTCAAATCAAAAATGATTTTTAAATGCCGAGGTAATAATCGCCCCAGCATATTTACTTCCCACGTCTCTAAGGCCTCAGACATTAAAGTATGATTGGTATAGCTAAATACTTTACCGGTAATGGCCCACGCTTCACGCCATTCATAATGATAATCATCAATCAATAAGCGCATTAATTCCGGAATCGCCAACACCGGATGAGTATCATTTAAATGAATCGCGACTTTATCGGCCAAATGATCCAAATTTTCATGCGTGCTTAAATAGCGATGAATAATATCTTGCAAACTCGCGGCAACAAAAAAATACTCTTGGCGCAAACGCAATTCTTTACCGACTAAAGTGGAATCATCGGGATATAAAACCCGCGATACGTTTTCAGAGAGATTTTTTTCCTCTACCGCCGAGAAATAATCGCCCTGATTAAACTTAGATAAATTAATTTCACGCGTAGAGCGCGCCGTCCACAGCCGCAAGGTATTAGTCGATTTAGTGGCAAACCCCGGAATAATAATATCGTGCGCCACCGCCAAAACATCGTGCTGGCTATCGAGCCAGCGCACACTGGTGCCTTCTTGCTCGAGTCGCCCGCCAAAAC contains:
- a CDS encoding NUDIX domain-containing protein translates to MSVDRHLIEETLSSQPLFKGKLLNAFCDTVRLPDGSTATREYIKHPGAVMVIPQLADGRLLLERQFRYPLDRVFIEFPAGKLDAGEDPLACAQRELLEETGYSAASWEYLGVIHPIISYTDEEIKLYLARDLTAGERQLDDGEFLESITMSMPELIAGVLDGSITDAKTIAGVFWAQQKGLV
- a CDS encoding glycogen/starch/alpha-glucan phosphorylase; translation: MSLPFQYDSTALYDAESMKKAIANKLMYSIGKDPRAAQPKDWMEATFLAVRDQMVERWMETTRAQYSQDLKRVYYLSMEFLIGRALSNALLALDMEDVVRTALDDMGVDYDELVGLEPDAALGNGGLGRLAACFLDSMATLGIPGMGYGIRYQFGMFKQRIIEGRQVEVPDTWLGSVNIVDFPRDEVCYRVRFGGRLEQEGTSVRWLDSQHDVLAVAHDIIIPGFATKSTNTLRLWTARSTREINLSKFNQGDYFSAVEEKNLSENVSRVLYPDDSTLVGKELRLRQEYFFVAASLQDIIHRYLSTHENLDHLADKVAIHLNDTHPVLAIPELMRLLIDDYHYEWREAWAITGKVFSYTNHTLMSEALETWEVNMLGRLLPRHLKIIFDLNEAFLKEVALMVPNDFDFLRRVSLIDEQGERKVRMAYLAVIASHQVNGVSALHSALMVESIFADFARLYPDRFTNVTNGVTPRRWLALANPELSHLIDKTIGQTWRSNLNELVELKAHADYPLFVAEFRAAKLANKKRLAMYVARTLGGVINPNALFDVQVKRIHEYKRQLLNVLHVITRYKQILAEPDKKWQPRVVIFAGKAASAYHMAKLIIQLINDIGIKINNDERIGDRLKVVFLPNYSVSLAEMIIPAADLSEQISTAGTEASGTGNMKFALNGALTIGTLDGANVEMQEAIGGDNMFIFGHTSEEVSALRRDGYNPRSIYENNKALRDTLNMLASGFFSPSEPERYRVIFDTLVNWGDHYQLLADFEAYVAMQAKVDALFAKPDLWARKAILNVAAMGYFSSDRTIQEYADRIWHTQAVKL